One Perca flavescens isolate YP-PL-M2 chromosome 9, PFLA_1.0, whole genome shotgun sequence genomic window carries:
- the LOC114562177 gene encoding putative uncharacterized protein MYH16 has translation MEVNPREIEPQMNFYLSSLEEQVRFELKDSEARLTQSQSEGRVHLIVREDLLADVLDQLQQQREGSSWRREKELMQREVSDLKVQLAERVPSPPRESEFLKSQLGKISNRLRKAQKDLELQYFISEDLKVELDKTKAEKEALNTKVETLKTELGKERQMLAVGKTTNVMLESNLESERARSQELKDNLSQMEEALQKQEEATKEVLERSQASHRAQLDEALQRASSQLGKISNRLRKALKDLDLQYFMTEDLRVDLEKTKGEKEALQINVETLKTELRQKRQMLAVSKTNVELELESYLVMERARAHELKEKLSEMEEALQKQDEGKTILERSQASLRAQLEMQDKDSKDLMAALKEAEQQLESQLQEWKEDKSSLLQASERLKLSQQEKEQEWERTESTLRSQLEDLESQIMEKPKKKKRKWYKRLLPGRG, from the coding sequence ATGGAAGTCAACCCCAGAGAGATTGAACCGCAGATGAATTTCTATCTGAGTTCACTTGAAGAACAAGTGCGGTTTGAGCTCAAGGACAGCGAGGCGAGGCTCACCCAGAGTCAATCTGAGGGAAGAGTTCACCTGATCGTCAGAGAGGACTTGCTGGCCGATGTCCTCGATCAGCTCCAACAGCAGAGAGAGGGCAGCAGTTGGAGGCGTGAGAAAGAGCTGATGCAGAGGGAGGTGAGTGACTTAAAAGTTCAGCTGGCTGAACgtgtcccctccccccccaggGAATCAGAGTTTCTGAAATCCCAGCTggggaaaatcagcaacagactCAGAAAAGCCCAGAAAGATCTGGAACTTCAGTACTTCATTAGTGAAGACCTGAAGGTGGAATTGGACAAGACGAAGGCAGAGAAGGAGGCCCTTAACACTAAGGTGGAGACCCTGAAGACAGAACTtggaaaagagagacagatgctCGCGGTTGGTAAGACCACCAATGTGATGTTGGAGAGCAATCTGGAGAGTGAGAGGGCTCGATCTCAGGAGCTGAAGGACAATCTGAGCCAGATGGAGGAAGCTCTCCAAAAACAAGAGGAGGCGACAAAGGAGGTACTGGAAAGATCCCAGGCTTCCCACAGAGCCCAGCTGGATGAGGCTCTGCAGAGAGCCTCATCCCAGCTGGGAAAAATCTCCAACAGGCTGCGAAAAGCCCTGAAAGACCTCGACCTTCAGTACTTCATGACTGAAGACCTGAGGGTCGACTTGGAGAAGAcgaagggagagaaggaggcacTTCAAATTAATGTGGAGACTCTGAAGACGGAACTTCGTCAGAAAAGACAGATGCTCGCGGTAAGTAAGACCAACGTGGAGTTAGAGTTGGAGAGCTATCTGGTGATGGAGAGGGCTAGAGCTCACGAGCTGAAGGAGAAACTGAGCGAGATGGAGGAAGCTCTCCAAAAGCAGGACGAGGGAAAGACAATTCTGGAAAGATCCCAGGCTTCCCTTAGAGCCCAGCTGGAGATGCAGGACAAAGACAGCAAGGACCTCATGGCTGCTCTGAAGGAGgctgagcagcagctggagAGTCAGCTCCAGGAGTGGAAGGAGGACAAGTCATCCCTCCTTCAGGCCTCAGAGAGACTGAAGCTGAGTCAACAGGAAAAGGAGCAGGAGTGGGAGAGGACGGAGAGCACCCTGAGGTCCCAGCTGGAAGATCTGGAGAGCCAGATCATGGAAaagccaaagaagaagaagaggaagtggTACAAAAGGCTTCTCCCTGGCAGAGGATaa